The genomic window ACCAGCAAACCCTGACAGGCATGCCCAACGTAAGCACCCAGGGCCAGGGCGGCTTGCTGGATATTACCCTTCACTCAAGCTTTGGGCAGGCGGATGGCCAAAACGACTGGATCTACTTCACCTGGAGTAAACCTGAGGGCAACCAGAGCCGAACAGCCCTCTCTCGAGCCAAGTGGCAGGGGGATTCAATTGGGGCCGTTGAACATCTTTTTGAACAGGATCGTGCCTCTGCGCCCGGACGCCATTACGGTTCTCGCCTGGCCTGGCTTGAAGATGGCACCCTCTTGATGAGCATTGGCGATCGCGGACGTGACCCGAGCCGCGCTCAGGCCCGAGATGATCATGCTGGCTCAACCCTGCGCCTGACCGATACCGGTGGCGTACCTGACGATAATCCCTTCATTGACGACCCCAGTACGCTGGATGAAATCTATACCCTGGGCAACCGCAACATCCAAGGCTTAACGGTTCTCAGCAACGGCGACCCCTGGGCAACCGAACATGGCCCACGCACCGGTGACGAACTCAATCAATTGCTGGCAGGTGAAAATTACGGCTGGCCAAGGGTCAGCCGAGGCAACGACTACACCACCAATCAACCCATTGGTGAGGACTCACTTCCCGGTATGCGCAACCCTGTGCATGTTTTTCAGGGCCGTTTCGCGCCATCAGGGTTAACGCAAGTGACGTCTGATACTTTCTCGGAATGGCAGGGCCAGTTGCTTGCCGGGGGGCTAGCCAGCCAGCAGCTTATTCGCCTGGCACTGGCCAATGGTGAACAAAGCCATTCTGAGAACCAAGGTGACATCACTGATAACAACGCAGAAATTATCGCCCGCGAAGTCGTTTTAAACGGGGAACTGGGTCGCCTTCGTGACATTCGCCAGGCCCCCGACGGTGCACTCTATTTGTTGACAGATGCCCCGCAGGGAAGCTTGTACCGTTTAAATAGACAGCAGCCCTAAACTGTTAATCACCGTAAAAAGTACGTAGGGTTTCGGTCAGATGTTGTTGAACAACCTCTGTAATCTGACATCGACACCTCATCCATGTATAATTGCACGTGATAGAAATTACGCTTTTATCCATTTTTTAATTAATAATAGCTCTTGAGCAAGCACTATTTGCACACAGCAAGCCTTGAAAAGTATTACCTGTATTCAACATTTTTCACCGCAGGCTTGATAGCGATCACACCACATCAACACGGCAGTACGCTTTACACAGCTGATCGCCAGGCCAGTCAAGCTGATTGGCGTTGATATTTCGCCATGATATTTGTCATTGACAAAAGAAGGAGTCTCGCATGTTCAAGCACATCATGGTTCCCGTCGACCTCGCCCACATCGAGGTACTTGAACCCTCGCTGAAAGTCGTGGCCGATACGGCCAAACACTACGATGCTTCCATCACTTACGTTGGGGTCACTTCCACGGCGCCTAACAGCGTGGCAAGAACGCCAGACGAGTATCAGCAAAAGCTTGAAGCTTTCGCTCAAAAACGTCATAGCGTTCACGGTCAGCCGGTCACTGCCAAGGTGTATAGCTCCACTGACCCAGTCGCAAATGTGGATGACATTCTGGTGAAATCCATTGATGAACTCGGTATTGATCTTGTCATCATGGCAACGCACCTTCCGCGCCACCTGGATGCTGTCATGCCTTCCCACGGTGGCAAGGTGGCAACCCATACCGATGCGTCTGTTTTCCTGGTACGCCCGACTGAATCGTGAGCCCGTTTTTCAACGCCTCCTTGTGATGCGCAAAACTGGCCAGCCACAATAACCTTGACGGAGATGTCCAATGGACAATAACTCTCAGCGTCCGGATGACTATACGCCGGCACCTTCGGAGGGCATTCCCGCTCCGGAAGGTGCGGCGAATCTGATTGATACCGATTACGTGATCGGTCAGGACAACATCACCGCCTCGCCGATGGGCTTTAATAT from Halomonas sp. CH40 includes these protein-coding regions:
- a CDS encoding PQQ-dependent sugar dehydrogenase, which codes for MNAAAYAQSSLSVTTQHFTLNIERVAHGLNHPWSLAFLPDGRYLVSQRSGELVLIDQQGNQQTLTGMPNVSTQGQGGLLDITLHSSFGQADGQNDWIYFTWSKPEGNQSRTALSRAKWQGDSIGAVEHLFEQDRASAPGRHYGSRLAWLEDGTLLMSIGDRGRDPSRAQARDDHAGSTLRLTDTGGVPDDNPFIDDPSTLDEIYTLGNRNIQGLTVLSNGDPWATEHGPRTGDELNQLLAGENYGWPRVSRGNDYTTNQPIGEDSLPGMRNPVHVFQGRFAPSGLTQVTSDTFSEWQGQLLAGGLASQQLIRLALANGEQSHSENQGDITDNNAEIIAREVVLNGELGRLRDIRQAPDGALYLLTDAPQGSLYRLNRQQP
- a CDS encoding universal stress protein — its product is MFKHIMVPVDLAHIEVLEPSLKVVADTAKHYDASITYVGVTSTAPNSVARTPDEYQQKLEAFAQKRHSVHGQPVTAKVYSSTDPVANVDDILVKSIDELGIDLVIMATHLPRHLDAVMPSHGGKVATHTDASVFLVRPTES